The following proteins are co-located in the Pomacea canaliculata isolate SZHN2017 linkage group LG8, ASM307304v1, whole genome shotgun sequence genome:
- the LOC112570135 gene encoding A disintegrin and metalloproteinase with thrombospondin motifs 3-like isoform X2, with translation MTEPTLEGQDTALYPSVDDEDQNWRLERSATSVDLDPLSPTTRLPGKRRKRSVAVRRGLRQQSAPLASSSARVGKVGNPAVKANVEVLAVVDNSIYRKFLAKDSNNREAALARMRRYYGIVFAMVNQRFQTIDSPDLSITVTMSGLLIAETREDSLWLEQLVDWSTVKERGRASVNTDKALNSFRAWTKTQLSFLPKFDHAMVFSGYRLTNKEGRVTLGGKAYMASICDIQNGFSISIVADEGDFQCIKIAAHELGHSLGALHDGDPGADACSPQGNYIMAPYSGNSPDKLRNAFRFSPCSISWMYTTLRSEKADCVRDKANVFYSYDLAKAPPGLIISLDQHCQMVYGPKATFCRHDAKVKEVVCGQLWCRHPDMSNACRTNSYLSALPGTRCGDGKSCHLGECLPDAIIRQANNERRDFSGMSTETFDSIPRTLHSSAPTQHQTSERGRGSVATDPLLGNANVIPSLPQPVISGRVGRPIRPEIIQARRRHTPVRTERRRPGKSRRKGRCRGEQADANMVYCRGLVTLNPGACKRRDVRNYCCRTCSTLTASGI, from the exons ATGACTGAGCCAACCCTGGAAGGTCAGGACACAGCTCTATACCCTTCTGTCG ACGACGAGGACCAAAACTGGAGGCTGGAGAGGTCAGCAACGAGCGTAGACCTTGACCCGCTCTCGCCGACGACCCGACTTCCAGGAAAGAGGCGGAAGCGGTCTGTGGCAGTCAGACGAGGGCTGCGGCAGCAGAGTGCTCCCCTCGCATCCTCCAGTGCACGTGTGGGCAAGGTCGGCAATCCCGCGGTGAAGGCCAACGTGGAAGTGCTGGCGGTGGTGGATAACTCCATCTACCGGAAGTTCCTGGCCAAGGACTCCAACAACCGCGAAGCTGCTTTGGCCAGAATGAGGCGCTACTACGGAATCGTCTTCGCTATG GTGAACCAACGCTTTCAAACGATCGACAGCCCTGACCTGTCCATCACAGTGACGATGTCCGGCCTGCTAATTGCTGAG ACCCGGGAGGACTCCCTCTGGCTGGAGCAGCTGGTGGACTGGAGCACGGTCAAGGAGCGCGGGCGAGCGTCAGTCAACACAGACAAGGCCCTCAACAGCTTCCGGGCCTGGACAAAGACACAGTTGTCTTTCCTGCCCAAGTTTGACCACGCCATGGTTTTCTCAGG ATACCGGTTGACCAACAAAGAGGGACGAGTGACCTTGGGTG GTAAAGCCTACATGGCAAGCATCTGTGACATTCAGAACGGATTTTCTATCTCCATCGTCGCCGACGAAGGTGACTTTCAGTGCATCAAGATCGCAGCGCACGAGCTAGGTCATAG CCTCGGGGCTTTACATGACGGGGACCCCGGGGCCGATGCCTGCAGCCCCCAGGGCAACTACATCATGGCGCCCTACTCTGGTAACTCGCCGGACAAACTCAGAAACGCGTTCCGGTTCTCGCCGTGCTCCATCAGTTGGATGTACACGACATTGAG ATCCGAGAAAGCTGACTGTGTCCGAGACAAGGCCAACGTGTTCTACAGTTATGACCTCGCCAAAGCTCCGCCTGGGCTTATCATCTCTCTTGACCAACACTGCCAGATGGTCTACGGTCCCAAAGCCACCTTTTGTCGA CATGATGCGAAAGTAAAAGAAGTGGTGTGCGGTCAGCTGTGGTGCCGACATCCCGATATGTCCAACGCATGTCGTACCAACTCCTACTTGAGTGCCTTACCCGGCACACGATGCGGCGATGGCAAG TCCTGTCATCTTGGGGAATGCCTTCCAGATGCAATAATTCGACAAGCAAACAACGAAAGACGCGACTTTTCCGGCATGTCTACAGAGACCTTTGACTCCATTCCCCGAACTTTGCACTCGTCTGCTCCTACTCAGCACCAGACCTCAGAAAGAGGACGAGGTAGTGTGGCTACAGATCCGTTGCTAGGCAACGCCAACGTGATCCCGTCCCTGCCGCAGCCCGTGATTTCGGGGAGGGTGGGCAGGCCGATACGGCCGGAGATCATTCAAGCGAGGCGGCGGCACACTCCTGTGCGCACAGAACGGCGGCGACCAGGGAAATCACGACGCAAAG GACGATGCAGAGGTGAGCAAGCAGACGCCAACATGGTCTACTGTCGAGGTCTTGTCACCTTGAACCCCGGTGCTTGCAAGAGGCGTGACGTCAGAAATTACTGCTGTCGCACGTGCTCCACGCTAACCGCTAGCGGCATCTAG
- the LOC112570135 gene encoding A disintegrin and metalloproteinase with thrombospondin motifs 3-like isoform X1, whose translation MHHGWNQNRCLLQIPDPLHTTTMTEPTLEGQDTALYPSVDDEDQNWRLERSATSVDLDPLSPTTRLPGKRRKRSVAVRRGLRQQSAPLASSSARVGKVGNPAVKANVEVLAVVDNSIYRKFLAKDSNNREAALARMRRYYGIVFAMVNQRFQTIDSPDLSITVTMSGLLIAETREDSLWLEQLVDWSTVKERGRASVNTDKALNSFRAWTKTQLSFLPKFDHAMVFSGYRLTNKEGRVTLGGKAYMASICDIQNGFSISIVADEGDFQCIKIAAHELGHSLGALHDGDPGADACSPQGNYIMAPYSGNSPDKLRNAFRFSPCSISWMYTTLRSEKADCVRDKANVFYSYDLAKAPPGLIISLDQHCQMVYGPKATFCRHDAKVKEVVCGQLWCRHPDMSNACRTNSYLSALPGTRCGDGKSCHLGECLPDAIIRQANNERRDFSGMSTETFDSIPRTLHSSAPTQHQTSERGRGSVATDPLLGNANVIPSLPQPVISGRVGRPIRPEIIQARRRHTPVRTERRRPGKSRRKGRCRGEQADANMVYCRGLVTLNPGACKRRDVRNYCCRTCSTLTASGI comes from the exons ATGCATCACGGATGGAATCAAAATCGCTGTCTGTTGCAGATACCAGATCCCCTTCATACGACTACGATGACTGAGCCAACCCTGGAAGGTCAGGACACAGCTCTATACCCTTCTGTCG ACGACGAGGACCAAAACTGGAGGCTGGAGAGGTCAGCAACGAGCGTAGACCTTGACCCGCTCTCGCCGACGACCCGACTTCCAGGAAAGAGGCGGAAGCGGTCTGTGGCAGTCAGACGAGGGCTGCGGCAGCAGAGTGCTCCCCTCGCATCCTCCAGTGCACGTGTGGGCAAGGTCGGCAATCCCGCGGTGAAGGCCAACGTGGAAGTGCTGGCGGTGGTGGATAACTCCATCTACCGGAAGTTCCTGGCCAAGGACTCCAACAACCGCGAAGCTGCTTTGGCCAGAATGAGGCGCTACTACGGAATCGTCTTCGCTATG GTGAACCAACGCTTTCAAACGATCGACAGCCCTGACCTGTCCATCACAGTGACGATGTCCGGCCTGCTAATTGCTGAG ACCCGGGAGGACTCCCTCTGGCTGGAGCAGCTGGTGGACTGGAGCACGGTCAAGGAGCGCGGGCGAGCGTCAGTCAACACAGACAAGGCCCTCAACAGCTTCCGGGCCTGGACAAAGACACAGTTGTCTTTCCTGCCCAAGTTTGACCACGCCATGGTTTTCTCAGG ATACCGGTTGACCAACAAAGAGGGACGAGTGACCTTGGGTG GTAAAGCCTACATGGCAAGCATCTGTGACATTCAGAACGGATTTTCTATCTCCATCGTCGCCGACGAAGGTGACTTTCAGTGCATCAAGATCGCAGCGCACGAGCTAGGTCATAG CCTCGGGGCTTTACATGACGGGGACCCCGGGGCCGATGCCTGCAGCCCCCAGGGCAACTACATCATGGCGCCCTACTCTGGTAACTCGCCGGACAAACTCAGAAACGCGTTCCGGTTCTCGCCGTGCTCCATCAGTTGGATGTACACGACATTGAG ATCCGAGAAAGCTGACTGTGTCCGAGACAAGGCCAACGTGTTCTACAGTTATGACCTCGCCAAAGCTCCGCCTGGGCTTATCATCTCTCTTGACCAACACTGCCAGATGGTCTACGGTCCCAAAGCCACCTTTTGTCGA CATGATGCGAAAGTAAAAGAAGTGGTGTGCGGTCAGCTGTGGTGCCGACATCCCGATATGTCCAACGCATGTCGTACCAACTCCTACTTGAGTGCCTTACCCGGCACACGATGCGGCGATGGCAAG TCCTGTCATCTTGGGGAATGCCTTCCAGATGCAATAATTCGACAAGCAAACAACGAAAGACGCGACTTTTCCGGCATGTCTACAGAGACCTTTGACTCCATTCCCCGAACTTTGCACTCGTCTGCTCCTACTCAGCACCAGACCTCAGAAAGAGGACGAGGTAGTGTGGCTACAGATCCGTTGCTAGGCAACGCCAACGTGATCCCGTCCCTGCCGCAGCCCGTGATTTCGGGGAGGGTGGGCAGGCCGATACGGCCGGAGATCATTCAAGCGAGGCGGCGGCACACTCCTGTGCGCACAGAACGGCGGCGACCAGGGAAATCACGACGCAAAG GACGATGCAGAGGTGAGCAAGCAGACGCCAACATGGTCTACTGTCGAGGTCTTGTCACCTTGAACCCCGGTGCTTGCAAGAGGCGTGACGTCAGAAATTACTGCTGTCGCACGTGCTCCACGCTAACCGCTAGCGGCATCTAG